Proteins from a single region of Pyrus communis chromosome 6, drPyrComm1.1, whole genome shotgun sequence:
- the LOC137737314 gene encoding uncharacterized protein, with translation MEDLWKRAKTFAEEAAKKSQTLTTSAKITDLVSETAKRSREFAAEASKKADEIKTAALKQADQIKSLSVSEIIPPQLASLSIVNSASASSAPEPPSPSELRKFGVTDDLRDFVKGLTSDTFKHFPVQDAAEEVSDVPTTTSNVRKDLTEWQERHATLVLTTVKEISRLRYELCPRVMKERIFWKIYFTLVSSHVAPCEKQYMEELKVKEAEKLKDDIVKPTPVVGVTDKAEGSEKNTKPLVSKSSSTEQDLDSFLLGDLEDSDGAPDDRDDGDGSFDDDFDKIGNSDVEDEKHAKK, from the exons ATGGAAGACTTGTGGAAGCGAGCCAAGACCTTCGCCGAAGAAGCGGCCAAGAAGTCCCAAACCCTAACCACCTCCGCCAAGATCACCGACCTAGTCTCCGAAACCGCCAAGCGATCCCGCGAGTTCGCCGCCGAGGCGTCCAAGAAGGCCGACGAGATCAAGACGGCCGCGCTCAAGCAGGCCGATCAGATCAAGTCCCTCTCCGTCTCCGAGATCATTCCTCCCCAGCTCGCCTCGCTCTCGATCGTCAACTCCGCCTCCGCGTCCTCCGCCCCTGAGCCGCCCTCGCCGTCGGAGCTCAGGAAGTTCGGTGTCACCGACGATCTCAGAGATTTTGTCAAGGGACTCACTTCCGACACCTTCAAGCATTTTCCGGTCCAAG ATGCGGCGGAGGAGGTCTCCGATGTGCCGACCACGACCTCGAATGTGAGGAAAGATCTGACGGAGTGGCAGGAGCGACATGCAACTTTGGTGCTCACTACTGTTAAG GAAATTTCAAGGCTGAGATATGAATTATGCCCGCGTGTTATGAAAGAAAGAATATTCTGGAAGATATATTTTACCCTTGTGAGCAGTCATGTGGCGCC ATGTGAGAAGCAATACATGGAGGAATTGAAAGTCAAGGAAGCAGAGAAACTAAAAGATGATATTGTGAAGCCAACACCTGTGGTTGGAGTGACTGACAAAGCAGAAGGATCTGAAAAGAACACAAAGCCTTTAGTTTCGAAATCATCGTCAACTGAGCAGGACTTGGATAGTTTTCTTTTGGGTGATCTTGAAGACAGTGATGGGGCTCCAG ATGATCGTGATGATGGTGATGGGAgctttgatgatgattttgacaAGATTGGCAATTCG GATGTTGAAGATGAGAAGCACGCAAAGAAATGA